A stretch of Antennarius striatus isolate MH-2024 chromosome 6, ASM4005453v1, whole genome shotgun sequence DNA encodes these proteins:
- the ckmb gene encoding creatine kinase, muscle b, with product MAKNCHNDYKMKFSVDEEFPDLSQHNNHMAKVLTKDIYSKLRGKSTPSGFTVDDVIQTGVDNPGHPFIMTVGCVAGDEESYEVFKELLDPIISDRHGGYKPTDKHKTDLNFENLKGGDDLDPNYVLSSRVRTGRSIKGFTLPPHNSRGERRAIEKLSIEALASLDGEFKGKYYPLEGMTNEEQEQLIADHFLFDKPVSPLLTCAGMARDWPDGRGIWHNENKTFLVWVNEEDHLRVISMQKGGNMKEVFKRFCVGLQRIEEIFKKHNHGFMWNEHLGYILTCPSNLGTGLRGGVHVKLPKLSTHAKFEEILTRLRLQKRGTGGVDTASVGGVFDISNADRLGSSEVYQVQLVVDGVKLMVEMEKKLEKGESIDGMIPAQK from the exons ATGGCAAAGAACTGTCACAACGACTACAAGATGAAGTTCTCCGTGGATGAGGAGTTCCCCGATCTCTCTCAGCACAACAACCACATGGCCAAG GTCTTGACCAAGGACATCTACTCCAAACTGAGGGGCAAGTCAACCCCCAGTGGCTTCAccgttgatgatgtcatccagacTGGTGTCGACAACCCTG GTCACCCCTTCATCATGACTGTCGGCTGTGTTGCTGGTGATGAGGAGTCCTATGAAGTCTTCAAGGAGCTGTTGGACCCCATCATCTCTGACCGTCATGGTGGTTACAAACCCACCGACAAGCACAAGACCGACCTGAACTTCGAGAACCTGAAG GGTGGTGACGACCTGGACCCCAACTATGTGCTGTCCAGCCGTGTCCGTACCGGCCGCAGCATCAAGGGATTCACCCTGCCCCCCCACAACAGCCGTGGAGAGCGCAGAGCCATCGAGAAGCTGTCCATTGAGG CCCTCGCCAGCCTGGACGGAGAATTCAAGGGTAAGTACTACCCCCTGGAAGGTATGACCAACGAAgagcaggagcagctgatcgCAGATCACTTCCTGTTCGACAAGCCTGTCTCCCCCCTGCTGACCTGCGCTGGTATGGCCCGTGACTGGCCCGACGGCAGAGGCATCTG GCACAACGAGAACAAGACCTTCCTGGTCTGGGTGAATGAGGAGGATCACCTGCGTGTCATCTCCATGCAGAAGGGAGGCAACATGAAGGAGGTCTTCAAACGCTTCTGTGTTGGCCTGCAGAGG ATTGAGGAAATCTTCAAGAAGCACAACCACGGCTTCATGTGGAACGAGCATTTGGGTTACATCCTGACCTGCCCCTCCAACCTGGGAACCGGCCTCCGTGGCGGCGTGCACGTCAAGCTGCCCAAGCTCAGCACACACGCCAAGTTCGAGGAGATCCTGACCAGGCTGCGTCTGCAGAAGCGTGGCACAG GTGGCGTCGACACCGCCTCTGTGGGCGGAGTGTTCGACATCTCCAACGCCGACCGTCTGGGCTCCTCTGAGGTGTATCAGGTGCAGCTGGTGGTCGATGGTGTCAAGCTGATGGTtgagatggagaagaagctggagaagggAGAGTCCATTGATGGCATGATCCCTGCCCAGAAGTAA